One window of the Oceanicoccus sp. KOV_DT_Chl genome contains the following:
- a CDS encoding MaoC/PaaZ C-terminal domain-containing protein, with amino-acid sequence MKYYEDFELGLRHHSEQQHELTREEIISYCKEWDPMPFHVDEAAAAASYVGKLFTSSMHVVAIGSKLAHSMKQEESAMIAGLGWEDVRFFLPACVGDKLRVCSYVSAKRESKSRPDQGILTSTIELLNQDDAIVASYKIVSLIMKKPEVI; translated from the coding sequence ATGAAGTATTACGAGGATTTTGAGCTGGGTTTACGTCATCACTCCGAGCAACAGCATGAATTGACCAGGGAAGAGATAATCAGTTATTGCAAAGAGTGGGACCCGATGCCTTTTCACGTGGATGAAGCGGCAGCGGCAGCAAGTTATGTTGGCAAGTTATTTACTTCCAGTATGCATGTGGTGGCTATCGGTTCGAAGTTAGCCCATTCAATGAAGCAAGAGGAGTCAGCAATGATTGCGGGTTTGGGCTGGGAGGATGTGCGTTTTTTCCTACCCGCTTGTGTGGGAGATAAACTGAGGGTTTGTTCTTATGTGTCCGCAAAGCGTGAATCCAAAAGCAGGCCTGATCAAGGTATTTTAACCAGCACCATTGAATTACTGAATCAGGATGATGCGATTGTTGCTAGTTATAAAATTGTTTCTCTGATTATGAAAAAGCCCGAGGTGATATGA
- a CDS encoding fatty acid desaturase, with translation MWLQTTIFATTLIIALTVVPWYGFEVGYSWSILACAFVFLWANGLSITAGYHRLWSHNTYKAHPVLRVLFALFGAAALQNSILIWASGHRRHHRHVDDIEQDPYSAKRGLWFSHIGWMLREYDGNKEDFSNAKDLQRDPIVMWQHKHYLAIAICMNFIPPLLLGWALGDIIAGLLVIGVVRLVISHHTTFFINSLAHFWGKQPYTDENTARDNTILAFFTYGEGYHNYHHLFQNDYRNGVRWWHFDPTKWLIKASTWIGLTKDLNRIPNFKIHRAVLDMQFKRAEQKLAALNHSHEWLPQWRQSLDTEYQQFTQSMNEWNELRQQWYEQKRLKFSAATQELSDELHRKWERTSLHTRFQELEYSLKMQSKRINFLTLQLATA, from the coding sequence TTGTGGTTACAAACCACGATATTTGCCACCACGCTAATCATCGCTCTCACTGTGGTGCCATGGTATGGATTTGAAGTGGGCTACAGCTGGAGCATATTGGCTTGTGCATTTGTATTCTTGTGGGCTAACGGCTTGTCGATCACTGCCGGATATCATCGGCTTTGGTCTCACAACACCTACAAAGCTCATCCAGTCTTAAGGGTATTATTTGCCTTATTCGGTGCCGCCGCGCTGCAAAACAGTATTTTAATTTGGGCCTCCGGCCACCGCCGCCACCACCGTCACGTCGATGATATTGAGCAGGATCCCTATTCGGCAAAACGCGGTTTGTGGTTTTCACATATCGGCTGGATGTTACGCGAGTATGATGGCAATAAAGAAGATTTTAGTAATGCCAAGGATTTACAGCGCGACCCCATCGTGATGTGGCAACACAAACATTATTTAGCCATCGCCATTTGCATGAACTTTATCCCACCACTTTTACTGGGCTGGGCGTTGGGAGACATTATTGCTGGACTATTAGTCATCGGTGTTGTTCGACTGGTTATCAGCCACCACACCACTTTCTTCATTAATTCATTGGCGCACTTTTGGGGCAAACAACCCTATACCGATGAAAACACCGCCCGCGACAATACCATTCTGGCTTTTTTTACCTATGGCGAGGGCTACCATAATTATCACCACTTATTTCAAAACGATTACCGCAATGGGGTGCGCTGGTGGCACTTTGACCCTACCAAGTGGTTGATTAAAGCATCGACCTGGATAGGCTTAACCAAAGACCTTAACCGTATCCCCAACTTTAAAATTCATCGCGCGGTATTAGATATGCAATTCAAACGCGCTGAACAAAAACTTGCCGCTCTCAACCATAGCCATGAATGGCTGCCACAATGGCGACAAAGCCTGGATACCGAGTACCAGCAATTTACTCAATCAATGAACGAGTGGAACGAGTTGCGCCAACAATGGTATGAACAGAAACGGCTTAAATTTAGTGCCGCCACGCAAGAGCTCTCTGACGAGTTACACCGAAAATGGGAACGCACTTCGCTTCACACTCGCTTTCAGGAATTGGAATACAGTTTGAAAATGCAAAGTAAGCGGATCAACTTCCTTACCCTGCAGCTTGCCACCGCTTAA
- a CDS encoding group III truncated hemoglobin, which produces MPIAKNDIQTTADIDRLIQHFYDSMLEDPIVGFFFTDIARINLAQHLPRISKFWQRQLLGLNHYQGRTFEIHQQLHQRAELNADHFHRWLFLFEQAVNSLFAGERAELAIGKSRAIAQSMLQGLQDRQMETVLKNREQQGLQFFNPKP; this is translated from the coding sequence ATGCCAATAGCAAAAAACGATATTCAAACCACAGCTGACATTGATAGGCTGATTCAGCACTTTTATGACTCTATGCTGGAAGATCCGATTGTCGGTTTTTTCTTTACCGATATTGCCCGTATCAATCTGGCCCAACACCTTCCCAGAATCTCGAAATTCTGGCAGCGGCAGCTATTAGGACTCAATCATTATCAAGGGCGCACCTTTGAAATTCACCAACAACTTCATCAGCGTGCCGAACTGAATGCCGATCACTTTCATCGCTGGTTATTTTTATTTGAGCAGGCCGTCAATTCATTGTTTGCCGGCGAGCGTGCCGAGCTAGCCATCGGCAAATCACGCGCCATCGCCCAATCTATGTTACAGGGACTACAAGATAGACAAATGGAAACCGTTTTAAAAAACCGTGAACAGCAAGGCTTACAATTTTTTAACCCAAAGCCTTAG
- a CDS encoding alpha/beta fold hydrolase has product MTFNPQHLLIQSNNITLHCVAQGDTNAPLVICCHGFPGLWYSWRHQLTALAAAGYLAVAIDQRGYGRSDRPSDPARYDSNTLVADTLGVLDHFNREQAIFIGHDFGAALVYNIAVRHPERVTAVVGVACPYDFDLAGRGCAGANPPAANIYNRAFARPDKYPSECFAEIALQHFYHMHWYQSPDIPEQALAPNAELFLRRLFWALSADGNLLDWTQFPMAGTSYVDVLAEPAKALPWSWMTKADLDYYVSEFCHCDIGKEFIGGINSYRTADRNWEIGLAYADHNIVQPSLYITGSEDPVRQMIGEDAMAAFKARSTDLRGIKVIPNAGHFVQMEQAVQFNQVLLQFLQSL; this is encoded by the coding sequence ATGACCTTTAACCCTCAACACCTTCTAATCCAAAGCAACAACATCACCTTGCACTGCGTTGCGCAGGGAGATACGAATGCTCCATTAGTAATTTGCTGCCATGGCTTTCCCGGCTTGTGGTATAGCTGGCGCCACCAATTAACCGCGTTAGCGGCAGCAGGCTATTTGGCAGTGGCTATAGACCAGCGTGGTTATGGGCGCAGCGACCGCCCCAGCGACCCAGCACGCTACGATAGTAATACCTTAGTCGCAGATACGCTCGGCGTACTCGACCACTTTAATCGAGAGCAAGCTATTTTCATCGGCCATGATTTTGGGGCGGCCCTGGTTTATAACATCGCAGTACGTCACCCTGAACGAGTCACAGCGGTGGTCGGTGTCGCCTGCCCTTATGATTTTGATTTAGCAGGCCGCGGCTGCGCTGGCGCCAATCCACCTGCAGCTAACATCTACAACCGTGCTTTCGCCCGCCCCGACAAATACCCTAGCGAATGTTTTGCTGAGATTGCACTACAACATTTTTATCATATGCACTGGTATCAAAGCCCTGACATTCCGGAACAAGCCTTAGCGCCTAATGCCGAATTATTTTTACGGCGTTTATTCTGGGCCCTTTCTGCAGATGGCAATCTGCTCGACTGGACGCAATTCCCCATGGCCGGCACCAGCTACGTTGATGTTCTGGCTGAACCAGCTAAAGCACTCCCCTGGTCATGGATGACCAAAGCCGATCTGGATTATTACGTCAGCGAATTTTGTCACTGTGATATTGGCAAGGAATTTATCGGCGGCATTAACTCCTACCGCACCGCCGATCGCAACTGGGAAATCGGGCTCGCTTATGCCGACCACAATATTGTCCAGCCGTCACTCTACATTACCGGCAGCGAAGACCCGGTTAGACAAATGATTGGGGAAGATGCGATGGCCGCATTCAAGGCGCGCTCAACTGATTTACGCGGTATCAAAGTCATCCCTAACGCTGGCCACTTTGTACAAATGGAACAAGCCGTGCAATTCAATCAAGTACTGTTACAATTTCTGCAATCACTGTAA
- a CDS encoding glutathione peroxidase, which yields MSTVYQFEAQTINGKPMTLGDYQGKVLLIVNTASKCGLTPQFEGLEKLYNDYKDKGLEILGFPCNQFGHQDPGSEDEIQEFCQMNYGVSFPMHAKIEVNGENTHPLYQHLKSEAPGILGSKKIKWNFTKFLIGKNGEVIERFAPATKPEKLISAIEKALQN from the coding sequence ATGAGTACCGTATACCAATTTGAAGCACAGACCATCAATGGCAAACCCATGACGCTGGGTGACTACCAGGGCAAGGTTTTATTAATTGTCAACACCGCCAGTAAATGTGGCTTAACGCCTCAATTTGAAGGATTGGAAAAACTTTATAATGACTACAAGGACAAAGGGCTGGAAATACTCGGTTTTCCCTGTAATCAATTCGGCCACCAGGACCCAGGCAGTGAGGATGAGATTCAGGAGTTTTGCCAAATGAATTACGGCGTCAGTTTTCCCATGCACGCCAAGATTGAAGTCAATGGCGAAAACACCCACCCGCTGTATCAACATCTAAAAAGTGAAGCTCCCGGCATACTGGGCAGTAAAAAGATAAAATGGAACTTCACTAAATTTTTAATTGGTAAAAACGGTGAAGTCATTGAACGATTTGCGCCGGCCACCAAACCTGAGAAATTAATTAGTGCGATTGAAAAAGCGCTGCAGAATTAA
- a CDS encoding DUF3857 domain-containing transglutaminase family protein, with protein MRYLKSGIFFFLLFIHLNTFATRLAPPLDQQSNIPLKDAGAQTLYSIETITVEQDYHWQSQTYYSIRINDLEAARDYGRITVGYNHYYSELELEFANVLTPNGEIKSLKSDAMQERSAGSQDFYEDRTMLVFSLPEITPGSILEFQYKRKSKTLPMPGIFSNSSSAFWYQPTVGGYGGRVDPVNYATFEVTLPADMPLDKKNLGPIKGKHKATKSDTNITHQWRWQDLPAIAIESYMPSYDSVMSRVKVSTSRNWSDIDQWTWGLTQQKFASHPEIKKIAAEIASPEASRDEKIKAVYAYLQENIRYVFAHLGRGGYEPHFAHEVIQQRYGDCKDQTILAIALLRELGIEAVPSLVITLRNGQPDMELVALYFDHMIVWIPGEANAQGMWMDTTGDRVLFPGVSNYLQDQSALIINGEGGELTTIGQQLPENIGTLAMDYHTDSNGHLIVDVTIDSSGIYEQNLRNWWIHDSNRETSLQQLVMNIFPDAKSNATIKSKTENAENLWKPFTIVSQFDFGQAREEPGKPISVGVGIIQAYRVFGDFNSMQIPSERKNNWVNKQTKTLKINATMSGDKHDLPAVITSGIDVKNAFFTISQSGKQSDKHYQIDLSMEAAALDLSPNEYQQYYQSLSTLNEAGHWSVQFFNDKNRQKLTDLTENIDENDLQAQLKLARYYLEQGDFEAALKPANAALKIDRDNGESWYLLGLVQGYNALVEESMESFSQASKLGYIP; from the coding sequence ATGCGTTATCTCAAATCAGGGATTTTCTTTTTTTTATTGTTTATCCATCTCAATACATTCGCCACGCGACTAGCTCCCCCTCTTGATCAACAATCCAATATCCCTTTAAAGGATGCCGGCGCGCAGACTCTTTACTCTATTGAAACAATAACTGTTGAACAGGATTATCACTGGCAATCCCAAACCTACTACTCCATCCGAATTAACGATTTAGAAGCCGCCCGGGATTATGGCCGTATTACTGTAGGCTATAACCACTACTACAGTGAATTAGAGCTTGAATTTGCCAATGTGTTGACACCTAACGGAGAGATTAAGTCGCTTAAATCCGATGCTATGCAGGAACGTAGTGCTGGCTCACAGGATTTTTACGAAGATAGGACGATGCTGGTATTTTCGCTACCAGAAATCACCCCAGGATCTATTCTTGAATTCCAATACAAACGCAAAAGCAAAACTTTACCCATGCCTGGTATTTTCAGCAATTCATCTTCTGCTTTTTGGTACCAGCCTACCGTAGGCGGTTATGGGGGCCGCGTAGACCCTGTAAATTATGCCACCTTTGAAGTAACCCTACCCGCTGATATGCCGCTCGATAAGAAAAATCTGGGGCCAATAAAAGGGAAACACAAAGCTACCAAGAGCGATACTAACATAACACATCAGTGGCGCTGGCAAGATTTACCAGCAATCGCCATTGAATCCTACATGCCGTCTTATGACAGCGTAATGTCACGAGTAAAAGTGTCGACCAGTCGTAATTGGTCGGATATCGACCAATGGACATGGGGCCTGACCCAACAAAAATTCGCCAGTCATCCCGAGATAAAAAAGATCGCTGCCGAAATTGCCTCACCAGAAGCCAGCAGGGATGAGAAAATTAAAGCTGTTTATGCTTACCTGCAAGAAAATATTCGCTATGTATTTGCCCATTTAGGACGCGGTGGCTATGAACCTCATTTTGCTCATGAGGTTATTCAACAACGATATGGCGACTGTAAAGATCAAACCATTTTAGCCATTGCGCTACTTAGAGAACTGGGTATAGAAGCAGTACCATCATTAGTCATCACCTTGCGCAATGGCCAACCGGATATGGAGTTAGTAGCTCTTTATTTTGATCACATGATTGTTTGGATCCCTGGCGAAGCTAATGCACAAGGAATGTGGATGGATACCACCGGTGACCGGGTATTGTTTCCTGGCGTGTCCAATTATCTGCAAGATCAATCAGCACTGATTATTAATGGCGAAGGCGGTGAGCTAACGACAATAGGACAGCAGTTACCAGAAAATATTGGCACCCTTGCTATGGATTACCATACCGATAGTAACGGCCACTTAATTGTTGATGTCACTATTGATAGCAGTGGTATTTACGAACAAAACCTGCGCAATTGGTGGATACACGATAGCAATCGTGAAACCAGTCTACAGCAACTTGTAATGAATATTTTTCCTGACGCAAAAAGCAACGCCACCATCAAGTCTAAAACCGAGAATGCAGAAAATTTGTGGAAACCCTTTACCATTGTCTCCCAATTTGACTTTGGACAAGCCCGTGAAGAACCAGGAAAACCTATATCCGTTGGTGTAGGTATCATTCAAGCCTACCGTGTATTTGGTGATTTTAATTCCATGCAAATACCTTCCGAGCGCAAAAATAACTGGGTCAACAAGCAAACTAAAACACTAAAAATTAACGCCACTATGAGCGGCGACAAACATGATCTTCCTGCCGTTATAACCAGTGGTATTGATGTCAAGAATGCATTCTTCACAATATCCCAATCCGGAAAGCAAAGCGATAAGCATTACCAAATTGATTTGAGTATGGAGGCTGCAGCACTAGATTTATCTCCGAATGAATATCAACAGTATTATCAATCTTTATCTACATTAAATGAGGCCGGACATTGGAGTGTGCAGTTCTTTAACGACAAAAATCGTCAAAAACTTACTGATTTGACCGAGAACATTGATGAAAATGATCTACAAGCACAACTAAAACTGGCTAGGTACTATCTGGAGCAAGGAGACTTTGAAGCTGCGCTTAAACCCGCTAATGCAGCGCTTAAGATTGACCGTGACAACGGTGAGAGCTGGTATTTATTAGGCTTGGTTCAGGGCTACAATGCACTCGTCGAAGAATCCATGGAGTCATTTTCACAGGCATCAAAACTCGGGTATATCCCGTGA
- a CDS encoding lipopolysaccharide assembly protein LapB, whose amino-acid sequence MNKNLLFRLLLLSTIIALANCAGTSTSRQAAAPNSIYQTLELGDKAFNRWQQFEDYQALLDAEKYYGDALQSLPDNVNIQRAYYLTLYPLTFSNWTLWHKKLDTHFNNINPLLKADLTPPSLLAHQELYQANQSVDKRIRTLKKAIQEQPESFRAWFFLSSAYEENGQLDLALDAALKSALLNPQSAEAAFQAGDMYRQLSQVNNCIYEHPSLSTKAIKYTAKATSRQPENNYYQAALATLYNQIGLYPLALQIAQKARSQEDNQLNTEILGHTYLGMQNYSAAQIEFSKLLNTHHAIFAYQYIAQTTAIRGEWQLAYEQLRNSSGAGENDFYLSIIQQWVNQLSLSQPDQKISIPTTSTTPWETSIKSYLNQPSERHSLIYQASNSCEKTEAHFYTAMKLWTEGDVENANKSLQAVIKLKNYSYPEYQWARILLQSGKLE is encoded by the coding sequence GTGAATAAAAATCTATTATTCAGGCTCTTATTGCTGTCGACTATTATTGCATTAGCTAATTGCGCTGGCACTTCAACATCTCGTCAGGCAGCTGCTCCCAATAGTATTTATCAAACTCTGGAGCTAGGTGACAAAGCCTTTAATCGCTGGCAACAATTCGAAGATTATCAAGCGTTGCTGGACGCTGAAAAATATTATGGCGATGCGCTACAGTCATTACCGGATAATGTGAATATACAGCGTGCCTACTACTTAACGCTATATCCCTTAACATTCTCTAACTGGACGTTATGGCACAAAAAACTGGACACACACTTCAATAATATCAATCCGCTGCTCAAAGCCGATTTGACACCACCTTCACTGCTGGCCCATCAGGAGCTTTATCAAGCCAATCAAAGTGTCGACAAACGGATTCGCACATTAAAAAAAGCCATACAAGAACAACCCGAATCCTTCCGTGCATGGTTTTTCCTCTCCTCTGCCTACGAGGAAAATGGCCAGCTTGATTTAGCCTTGGATGCTGCACTAAAATCCGCTTTGCTAAATCCACAATCTGCTGAAGCAGCTTTTCAAGCGGGTGATATGTACCGGCAACTGTCACAAGTCAATAACTGCATCTATGAGCACCCCAGCCTCTCCACAAAAGCCATTAAATACACCGCTAAAGCCACCTCCCGACAACCAGAGAACAACTATTATCAAGCCGCTTTGGCAACCCTCTATAACCAGATTGGGCTTTATCCTTTAGCGCTGCAAATTGCCCAAAAAGCACGCAGCCAGGAAGACAACCAATTAAATACTGAAATCCTCGGTCATACTTACCTTGGCATGCAAAACTATAGTGCAGCACAGATTGAATTTTCAAAATTACTCAATACCCATCATGCAATATTCGCTTATCAATATATTGCTCAAACCACTGCCATCAGGGGCGAGTGGCAATTGGCCTATGAACAGTTACGTAATAGTAGTGGTGCCGGAGAAAATGATTTCTATCTTTCCATTATTCAGCAATGGGTTAATCAACTTTCCCTATCTCAACCCGATCAGAAAATTTCTATACCCACTACCAGCACAACCCCTTGGGAAACGTCGATAAAATCATACTTAAACCAGCCTTCAGAGCGTCATTCTTTGATTTATCAGGCAAGTAATAGCTGCGAAAAAACTGAAGCTCATTTTTACACAGCGATGAAACTATGGACTGAAGGGGATGTAGAAAACGCCAACAAAAGTTTGCAGGCAGTAATTAAGTTAAAAAATTATTCTTACCCGGAATATCAATGGGCAAGAATATTATTGCAGTCAGGCAAGCTTGAATAA
- a CDS encoding tryptophan-rich sensory protein, which produces MQRPISDWGGNILAFLAVIIVNGMANVIPIGGQTTGEVSAKYPSFFTPAGYVFSIWGLIYIGLTAFIVWQALPAQRQNQLLASIRLPFIISCAANSIWIVLWHSDLLVLSLLLMVVILVSLIKIYRTLNTAISSATLVERCVLYFPFSIYTSWITVASIANLSAVQIGLGWDDVGIDAQAWTIIKIALAGAIAATVLFRVRDIAYVLVAVWACAGIAVKYQTVPMVNGAASVVAVLGLLLIASELFSRSRH; this is translated from the coding sequence ATGCAGAGGCCAATATCGGATTGGGGTGGGAATATTCTGGCGTTTTTAGCTGTGATAATTGTCAACGGCATGGCCAATGTCATTCCTATTGGTGGACAGACCACGGGGGAAGTGTCGGCTAAGTATCCTTCATTTTTTACCCCGGCAGGTTATGTGTTTTCTATATGGGGACTTATCTATATCGGATTAACAGCTTTCATTGTGTGGCAGGCTTTACCCGCGCAACGTCAGAATCAATTGTTGGCCTCAATTCGACTGCCTTTTATTATTAGCTGTGCAGCAAACTCTATTTGGATTGTGCTTTGGCATAGTGACCTGTTGGTACTTTCATTATTACTGATGGTGGTCATTCTGGTTTCGTTAATCAAAATCTACCGAACTCTAAATACAGCTATCTCAAGTGCAACCTTAGTAGAACGCTGTGTGCTGTATTTCCCGTTTAGTATTTATACCAGTTGGATTACGGTGGCATCGATTGCTAATTTAAGTGCCGTGCAAATAGGTTTGGGCTGGGATGACGTCGGTATTGATGCACAGGCCTGGACTATTATTAAAATAGCCCTGGCGGGTGCTATTGCGGCGACAGTGTTGTTTCGCGTTCGTGATATCGCGTATGTGTTAGTTGCTGTTTGGGCGTGTGCTGGTATTGCAGTGAAATATCAAACTGTTCCGATGGTTAACGGCGCGGCTTCAGTTGTGGCCGTGCTTGGCTTGTTATTAATTGCTAGTGAGTTATTTAGTCGCTCGCGTCACTAA
- a CDS encoding LLM class flavin-dependent oxidoreductase yields the protein MNIGTTVPLMEPGWDRALFKQWVEEIDQGQWSSLSIGERINFVNPEFMTSLSACAAWSERVELISTISVVTMHNPVLLAKQFATIDLISNGRLTVGVGVGGREEDYAAIGADWNKRRLAILEQHCATMRKVWAGEKVVESALRRVEPLPVQSGGPTILSGAIGPKSIKAAARFADGLSGFSLTASLEEIKNSFDQMTAAWQQQGRTGKPRLIASFWYGLEAEGKQKMLQHLTRYMNFMPQDIVDMLLPIAGFNGSVAELKDFINEVKSLGADDVILVPTCTDIDELRLLNETLF from the coding sequence ATGAATATTGGAACCACGGTACCGTTGATGGAACCCGGCTGGGACCGGGCACTATTCAAGCAGTGGGTTGAGGAAATCGATCAGGGGCAGTGGTCATCGCTGTCAATTGGTGAACGCATAAACTTTGTAAATCCAGAATTTATGACGTCTTTATCAGCGTGTGCCGCCTGGAGTGAGCGGGTTGAATTAATTTCTACCATTAGTGTCGTCACAATGCATAACCCGGTATTGCTTGCCAAACAATTTGCCACCATTGATTTAATTTCCAACGGACGATTGACTGTTGGCGTGGGTGTTGGGGGTAGAGAGGAAGATTATGCGGCTATTGGCGCTGATTGGAATAAGCGCCGTTTAGCTATATTGGAGCAACACTGCGCTACGATGCGCAAAGTATGGGCTGGTGAGAAAGTGGTTGAAAGCGCGTTGCGAAGAGTTGAACCATTGCCGGTACAGTCCGGTGGTCCAACAATTTTATCCGGCGCTATTGGTCCCAAGTCTATTAAAGCTGCAGCTCGCTTTGCTGATGGTCTATCGGGTTTTTCTTTGACGGCTTCGCTGGAAGAAATAAAAAATTCTTTTGATCAAATGACCGCCGCATGGCAACAGCAAGGTCGTACCGGTAAACCCAGGTTGATTGCTAGCTTTTGGTATGGCTTGGAGGCTGAAGGTAAGCAGAAAATGCTGCAGCATTTGACCCGGTATATGAATTTTATGCCACAAGACATTGTCGATATGTTGTTGCCTATAGCTGGTTTTAACGGCAGCGTTGCAGAATTAAAAGATTTTATCAATGAGGTCAAGTCCTTGGGGGCAGACGATGTTATTTTGGTGCCGACCTGTACCGACATTGATGAATTGCGACTACTGAATGAAACTTTATTTTAA
- a CDS encoding FAD-dependent oxidoreductase, with protein sequence MKPKVVIAGFGDTGLLVAINLSSRFDVVGISAKPCLVSGQELGLRLTQPQQWKRDYLVGFERYKKLKDVRTIHGLITKIDDKESTVTVELASGELHQEAYDVLVIAAGVSNGFWRTNSLQSMVEVEQAIASTAQQLEQTRSLAVIGGGATGVSAAVNFARQYPEKKVDLFYSQQQPLPGYHPKVRQQVLDKLQALQVSLHPAHRAVMPEGFYGEHLTSMPIHWTTGQPAFSAELTLWAIGAVKPNNHFIPKAMLNAAGFVNTDSYLRVQGFNNVFAVGDIAASDVNRSSARNGGFKLVADNIKAHCFGRDEDMKVFQPAAYRWGSIFGNQPEGLTVFSPQGKGFRIPRYWVDKVLFPWVVQKQIYKGLYPLLVNN encoded by the coding sequence ATGAAGCCCAAGGTAGTTATAGCGGGTTTTGGCGATACCGGTTTGCTGGTGGCTATTAATTTATCCAGCCGTTTTGATGTGGTGGGTATATCGGCTAAGCCGTGTTTAGTCAGCGGCCAGGAACTGGGTTTACGTTTAACCCAGCCGCAACAGTGGAAGCGGGATTACCTTGTTGGTTTTGAACGCTATAAAAAATTGAAGGATGTTCGCACCATTCACGGATTAATTACGAAGATTGACGATAAAGAATCGACGGTGACCGTTGAATTGGCCAGCGGTGAGTTGCATCAGGAAGCATATGATGTGCTGGTGATTGCTGCCGGGGTTAGTAATGGGTTTTGGCGCACTAATAGCCTGCAAAGTATGGTGGAGGTTGAGCAGGCTATTGCGTCTACAGCGCAACAGTTGGAGCAAACGAGGAGTTTGGCTGTCATTGGCGGCGGCGCTACCGGTGTCAGTGCTGCGGTTAACTTTGCTCGACAATACCCGGAAAAAAAGGTCGATCTTTTTTATAGTCAGCAGCAACCGTTACCGGGTTATCACCCGAAAGTTAGACAGCAAGTGCTAGATAAATTGCAGGCATTACAGGTGAGCTTGCACCCTGCTCATCGTGCTGTAATGCCAGAGGGGTTTTACGGCGAACACTTGACCTCAATGCCAATTCATTGGACTACCGGGCAGCCAGCGTTTTCTGCCGAGCTAACCTTGTGGGCTATTGGTGCAGTTAAACCCAATAATCATTTTATTCCCAAAGCAATGTTGAATGCAGCAGGTTTTGTAAACACTGATTCTTATTTGCGTGTGCAAGGTTTTAACAATGTTTTTGCGGTAGGCGATATTGCTGCTAGCGATGTGAATCGTAGCTCAGCAAGAAATGGCGGCTTTAAATTAGTGGCGGATAATATAAAGGCGCATTGCTTTGGTCGTGATGAGGATATGAAAGTTTTCCAACCTGCTGCCTATCGCTGGGGCTCTATTTTTGGTAATCAGCCGGAAGGCCTAACGGTTTTTTCACCGCAAGGCAAAGGATTCAGGATTCCACGCTACTGGGTTGATAAAGTGCTGTTTCCGTGGGTGGTACAGAAACAAATTTATAAAGGCTTATATCCACTGTTAGTGAATAATTAA
- a CDS encoding TetR/AcrR family transcriptional regulator, producing MARVSKQDWIDCAIKLLAATGHKGVTLEALLAKLGVSHGSFYHHFKNRQQLTEAMLAYWEQSMTADILARTAVISSVSERVDSLIDMGAEIFELQTPLENAIRTWSQSDLKVKAAMVRVDRLRRQHCQDLVGLVVADSQRAKTLGDLVHAVFIGSQQCQPAYTSSETLAVYHQLQNLILSSATIDVARKKA from the coding sequence ATGGCTAGGGTTAGTAAACAGGATTGGATTGATTGCGCTATTAAATTACTGGCGGCAACTGGTCACAAGGGCGTTACCCTGGAGGCGCTGTTAGCGAAGCTGGGCGTTTCCCATGGTTCTTTTTATCATCATTTTAAAAATCGGCAGCAGCTAACCGAAGCAATGTTGGCTTATTGGGAACAGTCCATGACCGCAGATATTTTGGCCCGTACTGCAGTCATTAGTAGCGTGTCCGAGCGTGTTGATAGTTTAATTGATATGGGGGCAGAGATTTTTGAATTACAAACACCGCTGGAAAATGCCATCCGCACCTGGTCGCAAAGCGATTTAAAAGTAAAGGCGGCGATGGTGCGAGTGGACCGTTTACGCCGTCAGCATTGTCAGGATTTGGTTGGCTTGGTGGTGGCGGATTCGCAGCGCGCAAAAACTTTAGGGGATTTAGTGCACGCTGTATTCATAGGTAGCCAACAGTGCCAACCAGCTTACACATCGTCAGAAACTCTTGCGGTTTATCATCAACTACAAAACTTGATTCTCAGTTCAGCAACCATCGATGTTGCCAGGAAAAAAGCATGA